From one Rosa rugosa chromosome 4, drRosRugo1.1, whole genome shotgun sequence genomic stretch:
- the LOC133743516 gene encoding two-component response regulator-like APRR2: protein MVCTASDLEGWKDFPKGLRVLLLDEDTSSSAEIRSKLEAMDYIVTTFCNETEALSAFSSNPESFHVSIVEVNTSKGDWGFQFLENAKDLPIIMTSNIHCLNTMMKCIALGAVEFLRKPLCEDKLRNIWQHVVHKAFNAGGKTVSELVRPVKESVVPMLQPKLENEPPKCKISVVTENASRVLEHDHEQSTGSDKYPAPSTPQIKQGSRLLDDGDCQDQTNCLSEKESGEHDGESKSVETTCGNANDTLQISEPQMPEKIVVKQEKDPADVSKSDINLSQPHIRDGTNDTGRAIENLSKASGLNHSYKSGRKKMKVDWTPELHKKFVHAVEQLGVDQAIPSRILELMKTEGLTRHNVASHLQKYRMHKRHILPKDEDRRLLHPRDPNQMSYYPHKPIMAFPPYHYNSAVSMPPVYPMWGQPASHPANIQMWGSPSYPPWQVSESWHWKPSYPGLHADAWGCPVMPQPLQGGYSSYPQIASGVHNTNVVDNGCSMPHYSSKHHPIASGLNNTNVVDNGCSMPHDSSELYPAEEIIDKVVKEAMSKPWLPLPLGLKLPSTEGVLAELSRQGICNIPPRMNGSTSR from the exons ATGGTTTGCACTGCCAGTGATTTGGAAGGGTGGAAAGATTTCCCAAAGGGCCTTAGAGTTCTTCTCCTTGATGAAGACACAAGTTCTTCTGCCGAGATAAGATCAAAGCTTGAGGCCATGGATTATATTG TTACTACATTCTGCAATGAAACCGAAGCATTGTCAGCATTTTCAAGCAACCCTGAAAGTTTCCATGTTTCAATTGTTGAG GTAAATACAAGCAAAGGTGATTGGGGTTTCCAATTTCTTGAAAATGCCAAGGACTTACCGATCATTA TGACTTCAAACATTCATTGCCTGAACACCATGATGAAGTGTATAGCG CTTGGTGCAGTTGAGTTTCTGCGGAAACCTCTTTGTGAGGACAAACTTCGGAATATTTGGCAGCATGTTGTTCATAAG GCATTCAATGCAGGAGGGAAAACCGTCTCTGAATTAGTCAGGCCTGTCAAAGAATCTGTAGTACCCATGTTGCAGCCCAAACTGGAAAATGAACCACCGAAATGCAAAATCTCAGTAGTAACAGAAAACGCTTCAAGGGTTCTTGAACATGACCATGAACAATCCACCGGAAGTGATAAGTACCCAGCTCCTTCAACGCCACAGATAAAACAGGGATCTCGTTTACTGGATGATGGGGATTGCCAAGATCAAACTAACTGCTTATCAGAGAAAGAGAGTGGGGAGCACGATGGTGAATCTAAATCTGTCGAAACTACATGTGGCAATGCTAACGATACTCTTCAAATAAGTGAACCTCAGATGCCTGAGAAGATAGTGGTCAAACAGGAAAAGGACCCTGCTGATGTTTCTAAGAGTGATATTAATTTGTCTCAGCCTCATATTAGAGATGGTACCAATGATACTGGTCGTGCTATTGAAAATCTGAGTAAAGCATCAGGTCTCAATCATTCATACAAATCTggtaggaagaagatgaag GTAGACTGGACACCAGAACTGCACAAGAAATTTGTCCATGCGGTGGAACAATTGGGTGTAGATCAAGCCATTCCTTCTCGAATACTAGAGCTTATGAAAACTGAAGGTTTGACAAGGCATAACGTAGCAAGCCATCTCCAG AAGTATCGGATGCACAAGAGACACATCTTGCCCAAGGATGAAGACCGCAGACTGTTACATCCTAGAGATCCAAATCAAATGAGTTATTATCCTCATAAACCCATCATGGCTTTTCCCCCATATCATTATAACAGTGCTGTATCAATGCCACCGGTCTATCCTATGTGGGGCCAACCTGCCAGCCACCCGGCTAATATCCAGATGTGGGGATCACCTAGCTATCCTCCATGGCAGGTGTCAGAAAGTTGGCATTGGAAGCCTTCTTATCCAGGG TTGCATGCTGATGCTTGGGGTTGCCCTGTAATGCCTCAACCTCTGCAAGGTGGTTATTCCTCTTATCCTCAA ATTGCATCAGGGGTTCACAATACAAATGTAGTAGACAATGGCTGCAGCATGCCACATTACTCTTCGAAACATCATCCG ATTGCATCAGGGTTGAACAACACAAATGTAGTAGATAATGGCTGCAGCATGCCACATGATTCTTCTGAACTTTATCCG GCAGAGGAAATCATTGACAAAGTTGTGAAGGAGGCAATGAGCAAGCCATGGCTACCCCTTCCTTTAGGCCTTAAGCTTCCTTCCACTGAAGGTGTACTAGCTGAACTCTCAAGGCAAGGCATCTGCAACATCCCTCCTCGGATGAACGGCTCTACCTCCCGTTGA